One window of Manihot esculenta cultivar AM560-2 chromosome 17, M.esculenta_v8, whole genome shotgun sequence genomic DNA carries:
- the LOC110604813 gene encoding uncharacterized protein LOC110604813: MERLFESLSGRSRDSSSSKSLSKKSTKNKEILLAQDLDTSLNNWELPPISSDLIYKSNFMYKSDYVIKTVEQATPVHGDMQSLSLLSEELIKRHQEKYSFLHIGMIQVAVKPATRLGINTTAMLCVRDKRHFKFNDSLLGVVESSLCDGPIFFQCYPNLTLSLTDPYILQTLILDIKTMGYDMLPGSENLILIYRIHYKTMNIVVPNLREKATKLISPKGTTTLFVTNMSKGNLIIPKSIQWDQVNLPENWILEEAAPPKKEESTTV; the protein is encoded by the coding sequence ATGGAAAGGCTGTTTGAATCTCTCTCTGGTAGATCTAGAGATTCTAGCTCTTCTAAATCCTTGTCTAAAAAATccacaaaaaataaagaaattttgtTAGCCCAAGATTTAGATACTAGTTTAAATAATTGGGAGTTACCTCCTATTTCTTCAGATCTTATTTATAAATCTAATTTCATGTATAAATCTGATTACGTTATTAAGACTGTAGAACAGGCAACACCAGTACATGGAGACATGCAGTCTCTAAGTTTGCTCTCTGAAGAATTGATCAAAAGGCATCAAGAGAAATATTCATTCCTTCATATAGGAATGATACAGGTAGCGGTAAAACCCGCTACAAGACTAGGGATTAATACAACCGCTATGTTGTGCGTTCGAGACAAAAGGCACTTCAAGTTTAATGACTCCTTATTAGGAGTAGTAGAGTCCTCCCTTTGCGATGGACCCATATTCTTTCAGTGCTATCCAAATCTTACCTTGTCTCTCACAGATCCGTACATATTACAGACTCTAATCTTAGATATCAAAACAATGGGATATGATATGCTGCCAGGATCAGAAAACTTAATCCTAATTTACAGGATTCATTATAAGACTATGAATATTGTAGTCCCTAATTTAAGGGAAAAGGCTACTAAGTTAATATCCCCAAAGGGAACAACTACTCTGTTCGTGACTAATATGTCAAAAGGGAATTTAATAATTCCAAAGTCCATTCAATGGGATCAGGTTAATTTGCCTGAAAACTGGATACTTGAAGAAGCTGCACCACCAAAGAAAGAAGAATCGACTACTGTTTAG